From Cannabis sativa cultivar Pink pepper isolate KNU-18-1 chromosome 8, ASM2916894v1, whole genome shotgun sequence, a single genomic window includes:
- the LOC115700811 gene encoding transcription factor E2FA isoform X2, whose protein sequence is MLLKRKNALQNNEVDHRDWASSPGYINIVNNSPMQTPVSAKGGRTYNRSKGAKANRSAPQTPVSNTGSPSPLTPAGSCRYDSSLGLLTKKFINLIKHAEDGILDLNKAAETLDVQKRRIYDITNVLEGIGLIEKKLKNRIRWKGLDASRPGDVDGDISLLQAEVENLNMEERGLDDRIREMQERLRDLSEDENNQKWLFVTEEDIKGLPCFHNETLIAIKAPHGTTLEVPDPDEAVDYAQRRYRIILRSTMGPIDVYLVSQFEEKFEDMNSAEPPASFPIASSSGSSEPTVTEVITVGSSTVKEIEPQAQHDHQVCPDTNPLQEFPGGMMKIVPSDVDNDADYWLLSDAEVSITDMWKTDSVVNWDGPDILHPDFVMPDVSTPRPETPPSGITNVPNTSVDFPQR, encoded by the exons ATG CTATTAAAGCGGAAGAATGCATTACAGAATAACGAAGTTGATCATAGGGATTGGGCTAGCAGTCCTGGATATATTAATATTGTTAACAACAGTCCGATGCAAACTCCAGTTTCTGCTAAAGGAGGCAGAACATACAATAGGTCAAAGGGTGCAAAGGCCAATAGATCTGCACCACAGACACCTGTGTCAAATACTG GTTCCCCTTCTCCTCTAACTCCAGCTGGTAGCTGCCGCTATGACAGTTCTCTAG GCCTTTTGACAAAAAAGTTTATCAATTTGATCAAGCATGCAGAAGATGGCATTCTAGACCTAAATAAAGCAGCAGAAACTTTGGAT GTCCAAAAGAGACGGATATATGACataaccaatgtcctggaagGCATAGGTCTTATTGAAAAGAAGCTAAAGAACAGAATTCGTTGGAA GGGACTTGACGCATCAAGACCAGGGGATGTTGATGGCGATATTTCCTTATTACAG GCAGAAGTTGAAAACCTTAACATGGAAGAGCGCGGATTAGATGATCGAATAAG AGAGATGCAGGAGAGACTGAGGGACCTGAGCGAAGATGAGAACAACCAAAA GTGGCTTTTTGTGACTGAAGAAGACATCAAGGGATTACCATGTTTTCAT AATGAAACCCTTATAGCAATTAAAGCTCCACATGGAACAACCCTGGAAGTTCCAGATCCTGATGAA GCTGTTGACTATGCACAGAGGAGATACAGAATAATTCTCAGAAGCACTATGGGTCCCATTGATGTCTACCTTGTTAG TCAATTTGAAGAGAAGTTTGAGGACATGAATAGTGCTGAGCCACCTGCAAGCTTTCCTATTGCTTCTAGTTCAGGATCTAGCGAACCTACAGTAACAGAAGTGATAACTGTAGGGAGCAGCACTGTAAAGGAAATTGAACCTCAGGCACAACACGATCATCAAGTGTGCCCTGATACTAATCCTTTACAGGAGTTTCCTGGGGGAATGATGAAGATTGTTCCTTCTGATGTGGAT AATGACGCGGACTACTGGCTTTTATCTGATGCTGAAGTTAGCATTACAGATATGTGGAAAACAGACT CTGTTGTCAACTGGGATGGGCCAGATATCCTCCATCCAGACTTTGTAATGCCTGATGTAAGTACCCCAAGACCCGAAACCCCGCCATCAGGAATCACCAACGTTCCAAACACTTCTGTTGACTTCCCGCAAAGGTGA
- the LOC115700811 gene encoding transcription factor E2FA isoform X1 codes for MSGGGRAHNRPAHPPPLASGGAQIVPPLRRHLAFTSTKPPFVPPDDYHRFSSDGRRAADQEPEAIVVRSPLLKRKNALQNNEVDHRDWASSPGYINIVNNSPMQTPVSAKGGRTYNRSKGAKANRSAPQTPVSNTGSPSPLTPAGSCRYDSSLGLLTKKFINLIKHAEDGILDLNKAAETLDVQKRRIYDITNVLEGIGLIEKKLKNRIRWKGLDASRPGDVDGDISLLQAEVENLNMEERGLDDRIREMQERLRDLSEDENNQKWLFVTEEDIKGLPCFHNETLIAIKAPHGTTLEVPDPDEAVDYAQRRYRIILRSTMGPIDVYLVSQFEEKFEDMNSAEPPASFPIASSSGSSEPTVTEVITVGSSTVKEIEPQAQHDHQVCPDTNPLQEFPGGMMKIVPSDVDNDADYWLLSDAEVSITDMWKTDSVVNWDGPDILHPDFVMPDVSTPRPETPPSGITNVPNTSVDFPQR; via the exons ATGTCCGGCGGCGGTCGAGCTCACAATCGTCCTGCTCATCCGCCGCCCCTTGCCTCAGGTGGTGCTCAGATCGTGCCGCCGTTGAGAAGGCACTTAGCTTTTACGTCGACGAAACCGCCTTTTGTTCCTCCTGATGATTATCATCGATTCTCCAGCGATGGTCGCAGAGCTGCTGATCAAGAGCCTGAGGCCATTGTTGTCCGATCCCCT CTATTAAAGCGGAAGAATGCATTACAGAATAACGAAGTTGATCATAGGGATTGGGCTAGCAGTCCTGGATATATTAATATTGTTAACAACAGTCCGATGCAAACTCCAGTTTCTGCTAAAGGAGGCAGAACATACAATAGGTCAAAGGGTGCAAAGGCCAATAGATCTGCACCACAGACACCTGTGTCAAATACTG GTTCCCCTTCTCCTCTAACTCCAGCTGGTAGCTGCCGCTATGACAGTTCTCTAG GCCTTTTGACAAAAAAGTTTATCAATTTGATCAAGCATGCAGAAGATGGCATTCTAGACCTAAATAAAGCAGCAGAAACTTTGGAT GTCCAAAAGAGACGGATATATGACataaccaatgtcctggaagGCATAGGTCTTATTGAAAAGAAGCTAAAGAACAGAATTCGTTGGAA GGGACTTGACGCATCAAGACCAGGGGATGTTGATGGCGATATTTCCTTATTACAG GCAGAAGTTGAAAACCTTAACATGGAAGAGCGCGGATTAGATGATCGAATAAG AGAGATGCAGGAGAGACTGAGGGACCTGAGCGAAGATGAGAACAACCAAAA GTGGCTTTTTGTGACTGAAGAAGACATCAAGGGATTACCATGTTTTCAT AATGAAACCCTTATAGCAATTAAAGCTCCACATGGAACAACCCTGGAAGTTCCAGATCCTGATGAA GCTGTTGACTATGCACAGAGGAGATACAGAATAATTCTCAGAAGCACTATGGGTCCCATTGATGTCTACCTTGTTAG TCAATTTGAAGAGAAGTTTGAGGACATGAATAGTGCTGAGCCACCTGCAAGCTTTCCTATTGCTTCTAGTTCAGGATCTAGCGAACCTACAGTAACAGAAGTGATAACTGTAGGGAGCAGCACTGTAAAGGAAATTGAACCTCAGGCACAACACGATCATCAAGTGTGCCCTGATACTAATCCTTTACAGGAGTTTCCTGGGGGAATGATGAAGATTGTTCCTTCTGATGTGGAT AATGACGCGGACTACTGGCTTTTATCTGATGCTGAAGTTAGCATTACAGATATGTGGAAAACAGACT CTGTTGTCAACTGGGATGGGCCAGATATCCTCCATCCAGACTTTGTAATGCCTGATGTAAGTACCCCAAGACCCGAAACCCCGCCATCAGGAATCACCAACGTTCCAAACACTTCTGTTGACTTCCCGCAAAGGTGA